From Solanum lycopersicum chromosome 4, SLM_r2.1:
attttttataaaatcgttgcctaggcagcgatttaatttttttttaaatcgctgcctagacagaaaataaaattaaaatctgtCTAGATAGCgatctcattttttttaaaaaaaattcacattttacaAAATTGCTGCAGAGGCAGCGATTTGCTTTTTCCGGTGGAGTAAATCACTGTTGTTGCAGCAATTTTACCATTTTgatcaatataaaattttatataccgttttaaaatttttatgaatattttataccctttaggctccAAACTCTAAATTAACAAGCACTCTTCAAAAAACATCCGTAGGACCATGTGGGTTCTATACAGGggtataaataaaatactaaaatatattttgaatgcCAATATTTTACAGTGGAATCAAACTTAtatctaaagaaaaaataaaacacaaataatACATAGTGTATCATAAGTGGAAGAACAAGTAGTGCCAATCTATTATtgctttttttcatcatttgatgaattttgtaCCTTCACTGTCAATTGATTAGAGATAAATGCCTCCACCTTCTCATCCACTTCTTCAACCTATATATAATCATTCCAAACAagattaatttttgtaatattcATCGCAAAGCGAATAAAAATGTACATTTCAAGTAATCAAagtttaaatatcataattatatggactaaaataaaaatttattgggATCAAAATGAAATCAACCCATTCAAGATCCATTctacaaatattataataagaATTGCGATCTACTTTTAATTGATCGTCTGAATAAATGATactatatcaatatttttaaacgcaaatttttatttttattttaaatgtgtatttttgTAAGAATTGCTAAGtaggttaaaattaaaattgaggaAAAAAGACGAAATTAACCTTGTCCATGAGATCTTGAACTGTTTGAGCGTCCTTTTCAGTTTCTTCAGCTATATGTTCAATGGATTCCACTATGCCTCTAAGTTTTCCACCTTCCGGCAGCTTCGAAGCAAATTCCTCCGCCGCCCTGTCCACATCGTCCGCCACTTTTTCCACCGCTTCCGCCACCTTCTCCACCGTCTCCGCCGCAAGTGAAACTTGCTCTATTGAACGTTGAtccaaaatcaatttatttatttatttttttttaaaaaaagaactgaacatatattatatatccgATCCTTACTTGTTACTGTTAATAATCTTGCTGTTATCAAAGGTACTGTTACACCTAATCCCACAGCCCAGCTAATCCTGctcaaattaattaagaataatcaaaatttaattacgTGCATTATTTAGcttgtaaataaaaaattcataccaAGAATTTTCACCAGTTGGCAAAAAGGGAACAACATTTGAAAGCAGATCTCCTGTCTCAGCAGTTGCATGGACAACTAAATCCCTACATTAGAAATTAGAAACAACTTATGAAATGTactccatatatattttttttaatcgagacagaataaaaagaaaagtgaaTCATATCGTAATATAAATTACCTCGTGTTTTTGTTAGTTTTTCGTAGAACACCAGATCTGTTGGAGGTGGTTATGAGAACGCGATCAAGATTGTTGATTTTAGAATTAACTAAAGGATTGAAGATCTGAGTTAGAGATCTGTTGCAAGGATTAACTAGATTTGTTGACATGTAAGAAGCTGCTGGGATCATAGTTAGTGACATTATTTTGTACTAagctttttatttaatttctacaGTTTTCTTCTTTTGGGAAGATATCTATTATTTATAGATctaataagaaaagagaaatatatTAGCCCAATGAGAAGTCAACTATGAATGGTAGGTGGATAACATTTATAAGGTGCATTGAAGTAATCGAATTTCTGCTTCATATTGctcagattttttaaaaaaaatatatactctacttaattacttaattaattaattaattgtagtttcaaatatatatgaaaagatcctttatttatataatatagtcAATTCATGGGGAACGAatgggtttgaataaagaatatATCATTACCAGTAGctcatattattatactttaaGAACTAACACGCCAACTATAAGTTAAATAcataaaacgaaaaaaaataaatgtatctGAATATGTGTCCTCACTTTTATGGATAATAtcgactttttttttttgagtgatttttaaaataatattaaactaTTAGTTGAGTGAAcgtaaaaaaaaacttacttttTGGTAACTTtgataattatcaaaatatga
This genomic window contains:
- the LOC101267111 gene encoding uncharacterized protein, whose product is MSLTMIPAASYMSTNLVNPCNRSLTQIFNPLVNSKINNLDRVLITTSNRSGVLRKTNKNTRDLVVHATAETGDLLSNVVPFLPTGENSWISWAVGLGVTVPLITARLLTVTKQVSLAAETVEKVAEAVEKVADDVDRAAEEFASKLPEGGKLRGIVESIEHIAEETEKDAQTVQDLMDKVEEVDEKVEAFISNQLTVKVQNSSNDEKKQ